One part of the Rattus rattus isolate New Zealand chromosome 14, Rrattus_CSIRO_v1, whole genome shotgun sequence genome encodes these proteins:
- the Rgs14 gene encoding regulator of G-protein signaling 14 — translation MPGKPKHLGVPNGRMVLAVSDGELTSTSGSQAQGEGRGSSLSIHSLPSGPSSPFSTDEQPVASWAQSFERLLQDPRGLAYFTEFLKKEFSAENVTFWQACERFQQIPASDTKQLAQEAHNIYHEFLSSQALSPVNIDRQAWLSEEVLAQPRPDMFRAQQLQIFNLMKFDSYARFVKSPLYQECLLAEAEGRPLREPGSSHLGSPDTARKKPKLKPGKSLPLGVEELGQLPLVEGRPLRKSFRREMPGGAVNSALRRESQGSLNSSASLDLGFLAFVSSKSESHRKSLGSGEGESESRPGKYCCVYLPDGTASLALARPGLTIRDMLAGICEKRGLSLPDIKVYLVGKEQKALVLDQDCTVLADQEVRLENRITFQLELVGLERVVRISAKPTKRLQEALQPILAKHGLSLDQVVLHRPGEKQLVDLENLVSSVASQTLVLDTLPDAKTREASSIPPCRSQGCLPRTQTKDSHLPPLSSSLSVEDASGSTGKRQTCDIEGLVELLNRVQSSGAHDQRGLLRKEDLVLPEFLQLPSQRPGSQEAPP, via the exons GTCCTGGCTGTCTCTGATGGAG AACTGACCAGCACATCAGGTTCCCAGGCCCAGGGTGAGGGCAGAGGCAGCTCCCTCAGCATCCACAGCCTCCCCAGTGGCCCCAGCAGCCCCTTCTCCACTGACGAGCAGCCTGTGGCCAGCTGGGCCCAGTCCTTTGAGCGGCTGCTGCAAGACCCACGCGGTCTGGCTTACTTCACT GAGTTCCTGAAGAAGGAATTCAGCGCCGAGAATGTAACTTTCTGGCAAGCCTGCGAGCGTTTCCAACAGATCCCAGCCAGCGACACCAAGCAG CTAGCTCAGGAGGCCCACAACATCTACCATGAGTTCCTGTCCAGCCAGGCGCTGAGCCCAGTGAACATCGACCGACAGGCCTGGCTTAGTGAGGAGGTGCTGGCCCAGCCCAGGCCCGATATGTTCCGAGCACAGCAGCTTCAG ATCTTCAATTTGATGAAGTTCGACAGCTATGCGCGCTTCGTCAAATCCCCGCTGTACCAAGAGTGCCTGCTGGCCGAGGCCGAGGGACGCCCCCTGCGGGAACCTGGATCCTCACACCTCGGGAGCCCGGACACCGCGAGGAAG AAGCCAAAGCTGAAGCCTGGAAAGTCACTGCCGCTCGGTGTGGAAGAGTTGGGGCAGCTGCCGCTTGTTGAGGGCCGCCCTCTCCGCAAGTCCTTTCGTAGAG AGATGCCGGGTGGAGCCGTGAATTCGGCCCTGCGACGAGAGTCTCAGGGGTCCCTGAATTCTTCCGCGAGTCTGGACCTGGGCTTCCTTGCCTTTGTGAGCAGCAAATCCGAG AGCCACCGGAAGAGCCTTGGAAGTGGAGAGGGTGAGAGCGAAAGCCGGCCCGGGAAGTACTGCTGCGTGTATCTACCTGACGGCACGGCCTCCTTGGCCCTGGCTCGACCTGGCCTCACCATCCGTGACATGCTGGCAGGCATCTGTGAGAAGAGAGGCCTCTCTCTACCTGACATTAAGGTCTACCTGGTGGGCAAAGAACAG AAGGCCCTGGTCCTGGATCAGGATTGCACCGTGCTGGCAGACCAGGAAGTGCGACTGGAAAACAGGATCACCTTCCA GCTGGAGTTGGTCGGCCTGGAGCGTGTGGTACGGATCTCTGCTAAGCCCACCAAGCGTCTGCAGGAGGCGCTGCAGCCTATCTTGGCCAAGCACGGCCTGAGCCTGGATCAGGTGGTCCTACACAGG CCAGGAGAGAAGCAGCTAGTGGATTTGGAGAATCTAGTGAGCTCAGTGGCCTCACAGACACTGGTTTTGGACACTCTTCCAG ATGCAAAGACAAGGGAAGCCAGCAGCATACCTCCCTGCCGCAGCCAG GGATGCCTCCCTAGAACCCAGACCAAGGACAGTCACCTTCCTCCACTGTCCTCCAGTTTGTCGGTAGAAGATGCCAGTGGTTCTACTGGGAAACGACAGACCTGCGACATTGAAG GCCTAGTGGAGCTGCTGAATCGTGTGCAGAGCAGCGGGGCCCATGACCAGAGGGGACTTCTTCGCAAAGAGGACCTGGTCCTTCCAGAATTTCTGCAGCTTCCTTCCCAAAGACCAGGTTCTCAGGAGGCTCCACCATAG